Proteins found in one Lepeophtheirus salmonis chromosome 9, UVic_Lsal_1.4, whole genome shotgun sequence genomic segment:
- the LOC121124736 gene encoding uncharacterized protein: MSSQLYFIKNSPNVPPIRGAGSQKDDYDSSDLSSNESKTSSGGDDSDAPSRRFSSGSDTSLSEIDDRIQKAMKNKKMSKRKTPLSHKKVTSPPLMTAKTKVYPMTITKLPPEVIQVSAESPKSPSSPSPEPIQPSMHRDDITVKLIERSVISGPVLEPPPKLIELKIESYSDSMINGLRPATSPTLSSSHSPSPSVRKTRGKSAERVRKEERSKREVQKILAQVREENEWEYMKCGLL; the protein is encoded by the exons ATGAGCTCACAGCtctactttattaaaaattcaccAAACGTTCCACCCATCCGTGGAGCTGGGAGTCAAAAAGACGACTACGATTCCTCAGATCTCTCCTCCAATGAGTCTAAAACATCATCTGGTGGAGATGACTCTGATGCACCTTCCCGCCGCTTCTCTTCAGGCTCTGATACTTCGCTCTCAGAAATTGATGATCGAATACAAAAG GccatgaaaaataagaaaatgagtaAGCGAAAAACTCCCTTAAGCCACAAAAAGGTCACATCTCCTCCTCTCATGACCGCTAAAACAAAAGTATACCCCATGACCATCACTAAACTCCCTCCGGAAGTTATTCAAGTATCTGCAGAGTCTCCCAAATCCCCATCATCACCATCTCCAGAGCCGATCCAGCCCTCAATGCATCGAGATGATATTACCGTCAAGTTAATCGAAAGGTCAGTTATTTCTGGACCTGTATTGGAGCCTCCTCCGAAGCTCATTGAGTTGAAAATTGAGTCGTACAGTGATTCAATGATCAATGGTCTCCGTCCTGCCACATCCCCAACCCTTTCCTCTTCTCATTCACCAAGTCCATCCGTGAGAAAGACACGTGGAAAGAGTGCGGAGAGAGTTCGGAAAGAAGAGAGATCGAAAAGGGAAGTCCAGAAGATTCTTGCTCAAGTTCGTGAAGAGAATGAATGGGAGTATATGAAGTGTGGGCTTCTTTAA